Proteins co-encoded in one Candidatus Kuenenbacteria bacterium genomic window:
- a CDS encoding leucine--tRNA ligase — MEKYNPQLIEPKWQIIWEEQKLFRAKESASSADGDENKKKFYGLIEFPYPSGDGLHTGHLRSNTAMDIIARKRRMQGYSVLYPIGFDAFGLPTENYAIKKKIKPQEATAKNIATFTKQLKEAGFSFDWSRSFSTTDEDYYKWTQWIFVQMFKHGLAEKKKETINWCTSCKIGLANEEVVNGVCERCGGEVIKKDKEQWVLKITQYADRLIEDLDLVNYLERIKTQQINWIGKSEGASIKFPIFNFQFPNKSQISNSNNQDYLEVFTTRPDTLFGVTFMVVAPEHSIIKNQLAIINNKEEVLNYIEEAKNKSELERTDLNKEKTGVEIKGIKAINPVNGKEIPIFVADYVVMGYGTGAIMAVPAHDERDFEFAKKYGIEIKQVVALKFDDYKRTIKVLEALKEIQDKATEQKLDIWLLGGLASAFVARTIYRVHEDLDLIVKNDSDLNRLKDLLLNLGYIFEGEQNYEDDTQLFDFRSSSGVKVQIGKNQGKLGIENGDFINTRLELAGVTSLVLSERFLENFKKWRRTQEWVQDYQIVADDLDLEFMFGRVITEDGFAVNSGEFDGLSTREFKEKIIKWLEEKNIGKKQIQYKLHDWIFSRQRYWGEPIPMVYCEKCGWQTVPENELPIVLPEIDDYLPTDEGDSPLAKNESWVKTKCPVCGGEARRETDVMPNWAGSNWYFVRYTDPKNEKMMVDPERAKYWLPVDWYNGGMEHTTLHLLYSRFVWKFLYDIGAVPKECGVEPYAKRTAHGMILGEGGVKMSKSKGNVINPDEYVKKYGADTLRVYEMFMGPFDQPIAWEDKSVNGVYRFLNRVWSLQDKLQASSKSQTSNSKLITLLHQTIKKVEEDIEEMKFNTAVAQMMIFLNELEKTEELSQGLWEKFILILSPFAPHLAEELWQNLGHKESLVHEKWPEYDPALIRAEEFELVIQINGKVRERILVATDIGEEEVKELALKSDKVQKWLEGKEPKKMVYIKGKLLSMVI, encoded by the coding sequence ATGGAGAAATATAATCCACAACTAATAGAACCCAAGTGGCAAATAATTTGGGAAGAACAAAAATTATTTCGAGCTAAAGAGTCTGCCTCTTCGGCCGATGGGGATGAAAATAAAAAGAAATTTTATGGGTTGATAGAGTTCCCGTATCCTTCTGGCGATGGTCTGCATACTGGGCATTTGCGATCTAATACCGCCATGGATATTATTGCGAGGAAGAGACGGATGCAGGGCTATAGCGTGTTATATCCGATTGGTTTTGACGCGTTTGGCTTGCCCACAGAAAATTATGCCATCAAGAAAAAAATAAAACCCCAAGAGGCAACAGCTAAAAATATTGCCACTTTTACCAAACAGCTGAAAGAAGCTGGTTTTTCTTTTGATTGGAGCCGGTCATTTTCCACCACCGATGAGGATTATTATAAATGGACGCAGTGGATTTTTGTACAGATGTTTAAGCACGGTTTGGCTGAAAAGAAAAAAGAAACAATTAATTGGTGTACTTCATGCAAGATTGGTTTGGCCAATGAAGAGGTGGTGAATGGAGTGTGCGAAAGATGTGGGGGCGAGGTAATAAAAAAGGATAAAGAGCAGTGGGTTTTGAAAATTACCCAATATGCTGATCGGTTGATTGAAGATTTGGATTTGGTAAATTATTTGGAGCGAATAAAGACACAACAGATAAACTGGATAGGAAAAAGTGAAGGTGCATCTATAAAATTTCCAATTTTTAATTTCCAATTTCCAAATAAATCTCAAATCTCAAATTCCAACAACCAAGATTATTTAGAGGTGTTTACGACTAGACCAGATACTTTGTTTGGTGTGACTTTTATGGTGGTGGCACCGGAACATTCAATTATCAAAAATCAATTAGCAATTATCAATAACAAAGAAGAGGTTTTGAATTATATTGAAGAGGCAAAAAATAAATCAGAATTAGAGCGAACAGATTTAAATAAAGAAAAAACTGGTGTAGAAATAAAAGGCATTAAAGCGATCAATCCAGTCAATGGTAAAGAGATTCCGATTTTTGTGGCAGATTATGTGGTGATGGGATATGGTACAGGCGCCATTATGGCCGTGCCAGCGCATGATGAAAGAGATTTTGAGTTTGCGAAGAAGTATGGGATAGAAATAAAGCAGGTGGTGGCGTTAAAATTTGATGATTATAAAAGGACTATAAAAGTATTAGAGGCATTAAAAGAAATTCAAGATAAGGCCACAGAGCAAAAGTTGGACATCTGGTTGTTGGGTGGTTTGGCTTCTGCTTTTGTGGCGCGAACGATATATCGGGTGCATGAAGATTTGGATTTGATCGTAAAAAATGATAGTGATTTGAACCGACTGAAAGATCTTTTGCTTAATTTGGGTTATATCTTTGAAGGTGAACAAAATTACGAGGATGATACGCAGCTTTTTGATTTTAGATCGTCTAGCGGGGTCAAGGTTCAGATTGGCAAAAATCAGGGTAAGTTAGGAATTGAAAATGGTGATTTTATAAATACCAGGCTGGAGCTGGCGGGTGTGACGTCTTTGGTTTTATCTGAGAGGTTTCTTGAGAATTTTAAAAAATGGAGGCGTACACAAGAATGGGTACAGGACTATCAGATAGTGGCCGATGATTTGGATTTGGAATTTATGTTCGGCCGAGTGATAACTGAAGATGGATTTGCTGTTAATTCTGGTGAATTTGATGGATTATCAACAAGGGAGTTTAAGGAAAAAATTATTAAATGGCTAGAAGAAAAAAATATTGGTAAAAAACAAATACAATATAAATTGCATGATTGGATTTTTTCAAGACAACGATATTGGGGCGAACCGATTCCTATGGTGTATTGCGAAAAGTGTGGTTGGCAAACCGTGCCAGAAAATGAACTACCAATTGTTTTGCCCGAAATTGACGATTATCTTCCAACCGATGAAGGTGATTCACCCTTGGCTAAAAATGAGAGTTGGGTGAAAACCAAATGCCCGGTGTGCGGCGGCGAGGCGAGGCGGGAAACTGATGTCATGCCCAATTGGGCTGGTTCGAATTGGTATTTTGTTCGCTATACTGATCCGAAAAACGAAAAAATGATGGTGGATCCAGAGCGCGCCAAATATTGGCTACCAGTTGATTGGTATAATGGCGGCATGGAGCATACCACCTTGCATCTTTTGTATTCCAGATTTGTGTGGAAATTTTTGTATGATATTGGCGCCGTGCCGAAAGAGTGCGGCGTGGAACCATACGCAAAAAGAACAGCGCATGGCATGATTTTGGGTGAGGGTGGAGTGAAGATGAGTAAGTCAAAAGGCAATGTGATCAACCCTGATGAATATGTAAAAAAATACGGGGCTGACACGCTTCGGGTTTATGAGATGTTTATGGGACCGTTTGATCAGCCGATTGCCTGGGAGGACAAGAGTGTGAATGGGGTGTATAGGTTTTTGAATAGAGTATGGTCATTGCAGGACAAGCTCCAAGCAAGTTCCAAATCTCAAACTTCAAATTCTAAATTAATTACATTACTACATCAGACAATTAAAAAGGTGGAGGAGGATATTGAGGAAATGAAGTTTAATACGGCAGTGGCGCAGATGATGATTTTCCTTAATGAGTTGGAAAAAACAGAAGAATTATCTCAAGGATTGTGGGAGAAATTTATTTTGATTTTATCTCCCTTTGCGCCGCACCTGGCGGAAGAGTTGTGGCAGAATTTGGGACACAAAGAATCCTTGGTGCATGAGAAATGGCCAGAGTATGATCCAGCCCTAATCAGGGCAGAAGAGTTTGAATTGGTAATTCAAATAAATGGCAAGGTCAGAGAAAGGATTTTGGTGGCAACGGATATTGGCGAGGAAGAGGTAAAAGAGCTAGCTCTCAAGAGCGATAAGGTACAAAAGTGGCTGGAAGGTAAAGAGCCAAAAAAGATGGTTTATATCAAAGGGAAGTTGTTGAGTATGGTAATATAA